The following coding sequences are from one Saccopteryx bilineata isolate mSacBil1 chromosome 3, mSacBil1_pri_phased_curated, whole genome shotgun sequence window:
- the MTHFD2 gene encoding bifunctional methylenetetrahydrofolate dehydrogenase/cyclohydrolase, mitochondrial gives MAASFLVSTFATRLLRPAQHRRFRHRPLHFSAVRNEAVVISGRKLAQQIKEEVRQEVEEWVASGNKRPYLSVVLVGENPASHSYVLNKTRAAADVRINSETIVKPASISEEELLNLINKLNNDNNVDGLLVQLPLPEHIDERKICNAVSPDKDVDGFHVINVGRMCLDQYSMLPATPWGVWEIIKRTGIPTLGKNVVVAGRSKNVGMPIAMLLHTDGAHERPGGDATVTISHRYTPKEQLKKHTILADIVISAAGIPNLITADMIKEGAAIIDVGINRIQDPVTAKLKLVGDVDFEGVRKKASYITPVPGGVGPMTVAMLMKNTIIAAKKVLRLEEREVLKSKELGMATN, from the exons AAATGAAGCTGTTGTCATTTCTGGAAGGAAGCTTGCCCAGCAGATCAAGGAGGAAGTGCGGCAGGAGGTAGAAGAATGGGTGGCTTCTGGCAACAAACGGCCGTACCTGAGCGTGGTTCTGGTTGGCGAGAATCCTGCAAGTCACTCCTATGTCCTCAACAAAACCAGGGCCGCTGCAGATGTGC GAATCAACAGTGAGACAATTGTGAAACCAGCTTCAATTTCAGAGGAAgaactgttaaatttaatcaataaactaaataatgataataatgtagATGGCCTCCTTGTTCAGCTGCCTCTTCCAG AGCACATTGATGAGAGAAAGATCTGCAATGCTGTTTCTCCAGACAAGGATGTTGACGGCTTCCACGTAATTAATGTGGGGCGAATGTGTTTGGACCAGTATTCCATGTTACCAGCTACCCCATGGGGCGTGTGGGAAATAATTAAGCGAACTG gCATCCCGACCCTAGGGAAGAATGTGGTTGTAGCTGGAAGGTCGAAAAATGTTGGAATGCCCATTGCAATGTTACTACACACAGATGGGGCACATGAACGTCCTGGAG GTGATGCCACTGTTACAATATCTCATCGGTACACTCCCAAAGAGCAGCTGAAGAAACACACAATTCTTGCAGACATTGTGATCTCTGCTGCAG GCATTCCAAATTTGATCACAGCAGATATGATCAAGGAAGGAGCAGCTATCATTGATGTGGGAATAAATAGAATTCAGGATCCTGTCACTGCCAAACTCAAGTTGGTTGGAGATGTGGATTTTGAAG GCGTCCGGAAGAAAGCCAGTTACATCACTCCAGTCCCTGGGGGTGTTGGTCCCATGACAGTGGCAATGCTCATGAAGAATACCATTATTGCTGCAAAAAAGGTGCTGAGGCTTGAGGAGCGAGAAGTCCTGAAGTCTAAAGAGCTTGGAATGGCAACTAATTAA